Proteins from one candidate division KSB1 bacterium genomic window:
- a CDS encoding T9SS type A sorting domain-containing protein, whose amino-acid sequence MNRSIFSLITIFSLITIFSLITAPWALSQGIWKTYTRADGLAGDTVYCINQDKFGNMWFGTRGTGLSKLDINGVLNSFMTGDSNVYIYDIEIDSINNKWMALAQIHAHLDGTYVVKFDDSSFTYYSPSGYPKDDPKPICLGQDASGHIWCGTTTGLAYWFDGLTWHPVEIIPNSDWSFIREIKLDRKGNLYFAHDKGISVIKDGIPRWIWGAWLIYVTPDLAFDKQNRLWFALLYEEPWGLGMIDGNTVRLWSTTDGLLMPGTRAVAIDSSNYVWIANIPYGHNFFGVSKFDGNTFTHFNHDDGLAYAYVYDIYVDKKGQIWFGTHGGGVSVLKDTTTNLVNQSDQIDTSEKNFALLHSYPNPFNSSTTIQYQLSQRGKVELAIYNLTGSEVMKLINEEQSAGGHQVIWNSKDKTGKEVTSGIYIAVLTSGNFKKSIKLTLIR is encoded by the coding sequence TCTGGAAAACGTATACCCGAGCCGATGGATTGGCAGGGGATACTGTGTATTGCATTAACCAGGACAAATTTGGCAATATGTGGTTTGGGACGCGCGGAACTGGATTGAGTAAGCTCGATATTAATGGTGTATTGAATAGCTTTATGACTGGCGATAGCAATGTTTATATCTATGATATTGAAATTGATAGTATCAATAACAAATGGATGGCCTTAGCTCAAATTCATGCGCACTTAGATGGAACTTATGTTGTAAAATTTGATGATTCCAGTTTCACTTATTACAGCCCAAGTGGATATCCAAAGGACGATCCTAAACCTATTTGTTTGGGACAGGATGCTTCAGGACATATCTGGTGCGGTACCACCACGGGGCTTGCCTATTGGTTTGACGGTCTTACCTGGCATCCTGTCGAGATCATTCCCAATTCGGATTGGTCGTTCATCAGGGAAATAAAACTAGATCGCAAAGGTAATCTTTATTTTGCTCATGATAAAGGCATTTCAGTAATAAAAGATGGCATTCCGCGTTGGATTTGGGGTGCCTGGCTCATCTATGTAACACCTGACCTCGCTTTTGATAAACAGAATAGATTATGGTTTGCGCTACTTTACGAAGAGCCCTGGGGCTTAGGCATGATAGATGGCAATACTGTGCGCCTCTGGTCGACAACTGATGGTTTGCTTATGCCTGGTACTCGAGCCGTCGCAATTGATTCAAGCAATTATGTTTGGATAGCTAATATTCCTTATGGCCACAATTTTTTTGGCGTATCCAAATTTGACGGTAATACTTTTACTCATTTTAATCACGATGATGGATTAGCCTATGCTTATGTCTATGATATTTACGTCGACAAGAAAGGGCAGATTTGGTTTGGTACTCATGGTGGCGGTGTTTCAGTTTTAAAAGATACGACTACCAATCTTGTCAATCAGTCCGATCAGATTGATACTTCAGAAAAAAATTTTGCTTTATTGCATAGCTATCCTAATCCTTTCAATTCCTCCACTACTATTCAATACCAGTTAAGCCAGAGAGGCAAGGTTGAATTAGCAATCTATAATCTAACAGGAAGCGAGGTGATGAAGTTAATCAATGAAGAACAATCGGCAGGAGGGCATCAGGTGATCTGGAACTCGAAAGACAAAACTGGAAAAGAGGTGACCAGTGGGATTTATATCGCGGTATTAACATCAGGCAATTTTAAAAAATCCATTAAACTTACATTAATCCGTTAA